In a single window of the Aridibaculum aurantiacum genome:
- a CDS encoding chemotaxis protein CheB, producing the protein MEVADKILLIGGSAGSLPVLIDILKALPSEFQVPVVLVLHRQRNVVSEMKQVLSSFHQKEIREPDDKDPVEKCCIYLAPQNYHLLIEDNKTFSLDYSEVVRFSRPAIDVTFESAAMIYKAGTIAVLLSGANNDGTEGLRSVISNGGVAIVQDPSTAEFAAMPLAAISANKQAMVMTPEQITHYLLSLNNLK; encoded by the coding sequence ATGGAAGTAGCAGATAAGATATTATTGATTGGTGGATCCGCAGGAAGTTTACCTGTGCTCATTGATATATTGAAAGCTTTGCCATCGGAGTTCCAGGTGCCTGTTGTTTTGGTATTACATCGGCAACGAAATGTGGTAAGCGAAATGAAGCAGGTGCTTAGTTCTTTTCACCAGAAGGAGATACGTGAGCCGGATGATAAAGATCCGGTGGAAAAATGTTGCATTTACCTGGCGCCGCAAAACTATCACCTGCTGATAGAAGATAATAAAACCTTCAGCCTTGATTATTCAGAGGTTGTTAGGTTTAGCAGGCCTGCGATAGATGTAACCTTTGAGAGTGCTGCAATGATCTATAAAGCTGGTACGATAGCTGTACTGTTAAGTGGCGCGAATAACGATGGAACAGAAGGTTTACGATCTGTTATAAGCAATGGAGGAGTTGCAATAGTACAAGATCCTTCAACTGCAGAATTCGCTGCTATGCCCCTGGCTGCTATTTCGGCTAATAAGCAGGCGATGGTAATGACGCCTGAGCAGATCACTCATTATTTATTAAGTCTTAATAACCTCAAATGA
- a CDS encoding response regulator, with the protein MRLDSFSLGRSLKAGFALAIILVLGVGVISLLTFRHQEQQAQLVNHKYDIVNQAAYIQTLLIDMETGRRGFRSTNDRKFLQSYFQGIQNIDPAFDTLKILASADQALLARVKGLKQEVDTLLNFWASLSGDASKYTKEDIVQTMNREKILMDDVRAAVSTILREQKQELEYHEKLSHKRIDRSTATLIVCIFLILLIVVSLIFKIVHEFRTRRKAEAQTQKNNEDLLIVNQEIANQNWLLAGVAEVNNSLHGTNSLKELSESILNALQSYLQVDSGAIYVYNADDHQLTLTAAYALPAGAKESYALHEGLVGQAAAADVPLIIKDASELQLVVEAGTLKVTPSVAAFVPVILDGETKAIVELCWFNHVSKNEYKLLDVVKKNIAVAIDSSQARDHVLKLLEQVQKQKKELEHQQEELRQINEELNQQAEVLQASEEELRVQEEELRQINAELEAKNHAVETARQSLAVKAKELESISRYKTDFLANMSHELRTPLNSILILAKLLAENAANNLTEKQVSHAKIIHKSGSDLLQLINDILDLSKIESGKMELVYEPVNVSTITTNMQQLFHVVAEEKQMKFEIKADPSVPVQITTDKQKVEQILINLLSNAFKFTPAKGTVSLHTTTGKIGDKPAIKFIVSDTGIGIPAPKQQLIFQAFQQADSSTSRKFGGTGLGLSIISRLVELLGGTIELKSAENEGSTFTVTIPVTGKAETAQSSTSIAKPQLPAAIPEQKQVADDRAHLMEGDKRMLIIEDDASLARMIFEYAHANNYKAIVAMQGDEGLYYAKVYQPDVIILDMKLPGMDGATVLRMLKNDPDLHHIPVHIISSLEDGRNATGAFSFLKKPFNTADLDKAFADIGKYLSEAVKHVLLISADEANRKELVQLLQSKKLKVQCDIVATMQQAAAKLSATKYDTIIADLSNNIKEGINQLDWLHKQVQPQQVPIIVYIDEDIQQAKELELKKLADVVVRKSLYSQKRLIDEIELFLNKVNETVVPANNQEVVHGISENILAGKKILLVDDDMRNVFALNAALEQHDMQVMVANDGKEAIRCLQEDANIDLVLMDVMMPEMDGYEATRIIRNQLHLNDLPIIALTAKAMAEDKEKCIQAGASDYITKPVDVQKLISLMRVWLA; encoded by the coding sequence ATGAGATTAGATAGTTTTTCTTTAGGTAGAAGTTTGAAAGCTGGATTTGCATTAGCGATCATATTGGTGTTAGGAGTAGGTGTCATTTCTCTGCTAACATTCAGGCACCAGGAACAACAGGCACAACTGGTGAATCATAAGTACGACATAGTAAACCAGGCCGCTTATATACAAACGCTTCTAATTGATATGGAAACCGGTAGAAGAGGTTTTAGAAGTACAAATGACCGCAAGTTTCTTCAGTCATATTTTCAAGGCATACAAAATATAGATCCCGCTTTTGATACATTGAAGATTTTGGCCTCAGCTGACCAGGCTTTACTTGCAAGGGTAAAAGGTTTAAAACAAGAGGTGGATACACTCTTGAACTTCTGGGCTTCATTAAGTGGAGATGCCAGTAAGTATACGAAAGAAGACATTGTACAAACAATGAACCGGGAGAAGATATTGATGGATGATGTACGTGCTGCTGTTTCTACCATTTTGCGTGAGCAAAAACAAGAACTTGAATACCACGAAAAGCTTTCCCATAAAAGGATTGATCGATCAACAGCAACTTTGATCGTTTGTATCTTCCTTATTCTTCTCATTGTTGTTTCCCTGATCTTTAAGATCGTTCACGAGTTTAGAACAAGGCGAAAGGCAGAGGCGCAAACGCAAAAAAACAACGAAGACCTGTTGATCGTAAACCAGGAGATTGCCAACCAGAACTGGTTACTTGCAGGGGTAGCAGAAGTGAATAATTCATTACATGGCACCAATAGTTTAAAAGAACTTTCTGAGTCTATACTTAATGCTTTACAGTCGTACCTGCAGGTTGATTCAGGTGCTATCTATGTTTATAATGCAGACGACCATCAATTAACACTTACAGCAGCGTATGCATTACCAGCCGGGGCAAAAGAAAGCTATGCTTTGCATGAGGGATTAGTGGGGCAAGCTGCTGCAGCCGATGTGCCTTTGATCATTAAAGATGCCTCAGAACTACAGTTGGTGGTTGAAGCAGGTACTTTAAAAGTCACTCCATCAGTCGCAGCTTTTGTACCTGTTATCTTAGACGGAGAAACTAAAGCTATAGTTGAGCTTTGTTGGTTTAATCACGTTTCCAAGAACGAATACAAGCTGCTGGATGTGGTGAAGAAGAATATAGCCGTAGCTATAGATTCTTCGCAAGCCCGCGATCATGTACTTAAGTTGCTTGAGCAGGTACAAAAGCAAAAGAAAGAACTCGAACACCAGCAAGAAGAACTGCGACAAATAAATGAAGAGCTAAATCAGCAGGCAGAAGTACTGCAGGCATCTGAAGAGGAACTGCGTGTGCAGGAAGAAGAACTACGACAAATAAATGCTGAACTGGAAGCAAAGAATCATGCAGTTGAAACAGCGCGGCAATCGCTTGCAGTGAAGGCCAAAGAGCTGGAAAGCATCAGCAGGTACAAAACGGACTTCCTTGCGAATATGTCGCATGAGTTACGAACACCATTGAACAGCATACTGATACTGGCAAAATTGTTAGCTGAAAATGCAGCAAATAATCTTACTGAAAAACAAGTTTCGCATGCTAAGATCATCCATAAATCAGGTAGCGATCTGCTACAACTCATTAATGATATTTTAGATCTTTCTAAAATAGAATCAGGTAAAATGGAACTGGTTTATGAACCAGTTAATGTAAGTACTATCACCACTAATATGCAACAGCTCTTCCATGTGGTGGCAGAGGAAAAGCAGATGAAATTTGAAATCAAAGCTGATCCATCTGTTCCAGTACAGATAACAACAGATAAGCAGAAGGTAGAGCAAATATTGATCAACCTTTTATCCAATGCTTTCAAATTCACACCTGCAAAAGGAACTGTTTCTTTACATACTACTACAGGTAAAATTGGTGATAAGCCAGCTATAAAATTTATTGTCAGCGATACTGGTATAGGTATTCCTGCACCCAAACAACAATTGATCTTCCAGGCATTTCAACAAGCAGATTCTTCTACCAGTAGAAAGTTTGGTGGTACCGGGCTTGGTCTGTCTATCATAAGCAGGCTGGTAGAACTTTTGGGTGGTACAATAGAATTGAAGAGTGCCGAAAATGAGGGAAGTACATTTACTGTTACAATACCAGTAACTGGTAAAGCAGAAACAGCCCAATCATCCACTTCTATTGCTAAACCACAACTGCCTGCAGCTATACCAGAGCAAAAGCAAGTAGCAGACGATAGGGCGCACCTAATGGAGGGAGATAAGCGTATGCTTATTATAGAAGATGATGCTTCATTGGCAAGGATGATATTTGAATATGCACATGCCAATAATTATAAAGCAATAGTGGCCATGCAGGGTGATGAAGGTTTATACTATGCGAAAGTGTATCAGCCGGATGTGATCATTCTTGATATGAAATTGCCAGGTATGGATGGCGCAACCGTTCTGCGAATGCTTAAGAACGATCCTGACCTGCATCACATCCCGGTGCATATAATCTCCTCGTTAGAAGATGGAAGAAATGCAACAGGTGCATTCTCATTTTTAAAGAAGCCTTTTAATACAGCAGATCTAGATAAGGCATTTGCAGATATAGGTAAATATCTATCTGAAGCTGTAAAACATGTACTGCTTATTTCTGCAGATGAAGCCAATCGTAAAGAGCTCGTTCAATTATTGCAATCGAAGAAACTGAAAGTTCAATGCGATATAGTGGCCACTATGCAGCAAGCAGCGGCTAAACTTTCTGCCACCAAGTATGATACTATCATAGCTGATCTTTCGAACAATATCAAAGAAGGTATAAACCAACTAGACTGGCTACATAAACAGGTGCAACCACAGCAGGTGCCTATTATCGTTTATATAGATGAAGATATTCAGCAGGCTAAGGAGCTCGAGCTGAAAAAACTAGCCGACGTTGTTGTTCGTAAATCGTTGTATAGCCAGAAGCGGTTGATTGATGAAATTGAATTGTTCTTGAATAAAGTAAACGAGACAGTAGTTCCAGCTAACAACCAGGAAGTAGTTCATGGTATTTCTGAAAACATACTTGCTGGTAAGAAGATCTTATTGGTAGATGATGATATGCGAAACGTATTTGCACTGAATGCCGCATTAGAACAGCACGATATGCAAGTGATGGTAGCAAATGATGGTAAAGAAGCTATCAGGTGTTTACAGGAAGATGCCAATATAGATCTTGTTCTAATGGATGTAATGATGCCTGAAATGGATGGTTATGAAGCTACAAGAATAATAAGGAACCAGTTGCACCTGAACGATCTTCCGATCATTGCTTTAACTGCAAAAGCAATGGCCGAGGATAAAGAAAAATGTATACAGGCAGGTGCATCCGATTATATAACCAAACCTGTAGATGTACAAAAGTTGATCTCACTCATGCGTGTATGGCTTGCATAA
- a CDS encoding CheR family methyltransferase — protein sequence MDKETVDITLKDVEDVLELLNSVYGYDFRNYARASMYRRIVKFMSDVGISQVFDLKHRLVNDRTFFDYLLQRITVNVTEMFRDPTFYLSLRQNILPMLASYPVIKIWHPGCSSGEEVYSMAILLHEAGLLQRSRIYATDINPHNIQKAKDGLVPATYIKDYTSNYIKSGGTADFSSYYKSDNDHVVFNAELRKQLIFSQHNLVTDHVFNEFQLVCCRNVLIYFNKDLQNRVLNLFYDSLSPLGYLALGIKESVLFSDLKMKFANVDRSNKIYRRIM from the coding sequence ATGGACAAAGAAACCGTAGATATAACATTAAAGGATGTAGAGGATGTCCTCGAACTATTGAATAGCGTGTATGGCTACGATTTCAGGAATTATGCAAGAGCATCTATGTACAGGCGTATCGTAAAGTTTATGAGCGATGTGGGCATTAGTCAGGTGTTCGATCTAAAGCACAGGCTTGTAAACGACCGCACATTCTTTGATTACCTGTTGCAGCGTATAACGGTGAATGTAACGGAGATGTTCAGGGATCCAACCTTTTATCTTTCATTGCGACAAAACATTCTTCCTATGCTTGCTTCTTACCCGGTTATCAAAATATGGCACCCGGGTTGTTCTTCAGGCGAGGAGGTATATTCAATGGCAATTTTACTTCACGAAGCTGGCTTGTTGCAGCGCAGCAGGATATATGCTACAGACATCAATCCACATAATATTCAAAAGGCTAAAGATGGACTTGTGCCTGCCACCTACATAAAGGATTATACTTCCAATTATATTAAGTCGGGAGGTACTGCTGATTTTTCTTCTTATTATAAATCCGATAATGATCATGTAGTGTTCAATGCTGAACTGCGTAAACAGTTGATCTTTTCTCAGCACAACCTTGTAACAGATCATGTATTCAATGAATTTCAATTGGTGTGCTGCAGGAATGTATTGATCTATTTCAATAAGGATCTGCAGAACAGGGTGCTCAATCTATTTTACGATAGCCTTTCCCCGTTGGGCTATCTTGCATTAGGCATCAAAGAGTCGGTTTTATTTTCTGATTTAAAAATGAAGTTTGCAAACGTAGACAGGTCCAACAAAATCTACCGGCGAATAATGTAA
- the ligD gene encoding DNA ligase D translates to MSLEKYKQKRKFEKTPEPTGGKSDEPALTFVVQKHAASHLHYDFRLEMRGVLKSWAVPKGPSLNPNDRRLAMMVEDHPYDYKNFEGIIPKGNYGAGAVIIWDEGTYELTSAIGKSKKQQEKELLSNFYKGSLKLRLYGKKLQGDFALVKAPEKEQDNAWFLIKIKDEYASAVDVTKQDKSIKSGLTVEQMAAKKNAAQWQSNRNPNGSLKEEKEEETAVAVLDEALLKSGRKSAFPARPQPMLATLVKDVMNDDEWLYEVKWDGYRILGTKKNKKVSLLTRSGLDYSRYYPVLVDELAALPVDVVLDGEVVVLDKEGKPDFDALQAYKGEEHLAYYVFDLLWVDGYDVTGLTLVERKELLQQLLPASDVLKYSDHFDDGESLLAQVKQLGLEGIVAKKRDSIYQPAKRSKHWLKLPTHVRQEFVIGGWTESDSGRLFRSLLFGHYDNGQLHFVGHAGGGFKEAEMPELFQQLKKLEIRKKPFVNDVDHSTTPHWVKPQLVAVIKYATFTKGGKIRKPATFLGLRTDKPATEVVKEEPLSIKEERKVVKTSPVKKDVEVQVDSNWSLIKEQKITSQSEVLIDELPVLLTNVEHKLWKDVTKAQLIEYYHHVAPYILPHVKDRPQSLHIKLHGATRPGFYIKDMENNQPGWAEIFSIERKHKKKDRRDIIDYLVCQNEATLLYMINLGCIDVNPWTATIHDHLHPDYIIIDLDPSDDDFSKAIEAALAAKDYLQKQKIKGFAKTSGKTGIHIYLPCRGFTFPEARSIAENICAEIHSLTSSFTTTEISVSQRGNRLYLDPNQNDEADTVAAPYSVRPFHQPSVSTPLKWSEIKLGLDPLQFNINTILKRLEKTGDIFSEVLLKKHATANSKILKNLL, encoded by the coding sequence ATGAGCCTGGAGAAGTACAAGCAGAAACGGAAATTTGAAAAAACGCCTGAACCTACAGGTGGTAAAAGTGATGAACCTGCATTGACTTTTGTAGTGCAGAAACATGCGGCTTCACACCTGCATTACGACTTCAGGCTCGAGATGAGAGGCGTCTTAAAAAGTTGGGCAGTACCCAAAGGACCTTCACTTAATCCCAATGACAGGCGGCTGGCAATGATGGTGGAAGATCATCCTTATGACTACAAAAATTTTGAAGGCATCATACCTAAAGGGAATTATGGTGCAGGTGCTGTTATCATTTGGGATGAAGGTACATACGAACTGACCAGTGCTATAGGCAAAAGCAAAAAGCAACAGGAAAAGGAATTGCTTTCCAATTTCTATAAAGGATCACTGAAACTAAGGCTGTATGGCAAAAAGCTACAAGGTGATTTTGCCCTGGTTAAGGCACCGGAAAAAGAACAGGACAATGCATGGTTTCTTATAAAAATAAAAGATGAATATGCCTCTGCTGTAGATGTTACCAAACAAGATAAATCCATTAAGTCTGGCCTTACCGTTGAGCAAATGGCTGCAAAGAAAAATGCTGCACAATGGCAGAGTAACCGCAATCCAAATGGCAGCTTGAAAGAAGAGAAAGAAGAAGAAACTGCCGTTGCGGTTTTAGATGAAGCATTACTGAAATCAGGAAGGAAATCAGCCTTTCCTGCCAGGCCACAACCTATGCTAGCCACACTGGTGAAAGATGTTATGAATGATGATGAATGGCTTTACGAAGTGAAGTGGGACGGCTACAGGATACTTGGAACTAAAAAGAACAAGAAGGTAAGCTTGCTTACCAGGAGTGGCTTAGACTACAGCCGTTACTATCCTGTGCTGGTAGATGAGCTGGCAGCCTTACCGGTAGATGTTGTGCTGGATGGTGAAGTGGTGGTTTTGGATAAAGAAGGTAAGCCTGATTTTGATGCACTGCAGGCATACAAAGGTGAGGAGCACCTGGCGTATTATGTTTTCGATCTTTTGTGGGTGGATGGATATGACGTAACAGGACTAACGCTTGTTGAAAGAAAGGAACTATTGCAGCAATTGCTGCCAGCAAGCGATGTGCTGAAGTATAGCGATCATTTTGATGATGGTGAGTCGCTGCTTGCACAGGTAAAGCAACTAGGTTTAGAAGGCATTGTTGCTAAGAAGAGAGATAGCATTTACCAGCCAGCTAAAAGAAGTAAACATTGGCTGAAGCTGCCAACACATGTAAGGCAGGAATTTGTTATAGGAGGCTGGACAGAGTCTGACAGTGGAAGGCTTTTCAGGTCTTTGCTGTTTGGTCATTATGATAATGGGCAGCTGCATTTTGTTGGCCACGCAGGTGGTGGTTTCAAAGAAGCAGAGATGCCGGAGTTATTCCAGCAGCTGAAAAAGCTGGAGATAAGGAAGAAGCCTTTTGTAAACGATGTTGATCATTCTACCACACCGCATTGGGTAAAACCACAGCTGGTTGCAGTTATCAAGTATGCCACATTTACCAAAGGTGGCAAGATTCGTAAGCCCGCTACTTTTCTTGGTTTGCGCACCGATAAACCCGCTACTGAAGTTGTAAAAGAAGAGCCTTTATCTATTAAAGAGGAAAGGAAAGTTGTAAAAACATCACCTGTAAAGAAAGATGTAGAAGTACAGGTTGATAGCAACTGGTCATTGATTAAAGAGCAAAAGATAACATCGCAATCTGAGGTGCTTATAGATGAGTTGCCGGTGCTGCTAACCAACGTGGAGCATAAGCTATGGAAAGATGTTACAAAGGCGCAGCTGATAGAATACTATCATCATGTGGCTCCTTATATTTTGCCGCATGTAAAAGATCGTCCGCAATCGCTGCATATAAAGCTTCATGGTGCTACACGCCCGGGTTTTTATATCAAAGACATGGAGAATAACCAGCCCGGTTGGGCAGAGATATTTTCTATAGAGCGTAAACATAAAAAGAAGGACAGGCGCGACATCATAGACTACCTGGTTTGCCAAAATGAAGCAACACTTTTATACATGATCAATCTTGGATGTATAGACGTAAACCCGTGGACGGCAACCATACACGATCACTTGCACCCTGATTACATTATTATTGATCTGGATCCTTCAGACGATGATTTTTCTAAAGCAATAGAAGCTGCACTTGCTGCCAAAGATTACCTGCAGAAGCAAAAGATAAAGGGTTTTGCAAAAACATCCGGTAAAACAGGAATTCATATTTACCTGCCGTGCCGCGGCTTCACTTTTCCTGAAGCGCGTTCCATAGCCGAAAATATTTGCGCAGAAATTCATAGCCTTACTTCTTCATTTACTACTACAGAAATAAGTGTTTCCCAACGGGGGAACAGGCTTTACCTTGATCCAAATCAAAATGATGAAGCCGATACCGTAGCTGCACCTTATTCGGTGCGGCCGTTTCATCAGCCTTCTGTTTCTACTCCACTCAAATGGAGCGAGATCAAGCTGGGGCTCGACCCGCTTCAGTTCAATATCAATACAATCTTGAAGCGACTTGAGAAAACAGGCGATATTTTCAGCGAAGTGCTTTTAAAGAAGCATGCTACTGCTAACAGTAAGATCTTAAAGAACCTTCTTTGA
- a CDS encoding 2'-5' RNA ligase family protein produces the protein MQFFLAIVLPPEISQAILRIQQQYGDNRTEPHITLRPPVLLTDQHQWLQAIHKVAQAFPTFDVHLTGTGNFGKRVLFIKSESTELYQLERSLVPAIEPYEQATGKKDQPFHAHLTLGRLNVGFSPKALEEMKQLANEMLATPIVFEASFIRIFYKPSVKERYKVFEDVPLKRA, from the coding sequence ATGCAATTCTTTTTAGCTATAGTACTACCACCGGAGATTTCGCAGGCTATACTACGCATTCAACAGCAGTATGGAGATAATCGCACGGAACCACATATAACGCTGCGACCACCCGTATTGCTGACAGACCAGCATCAATGGCTACAGGCAATACATAAAGTTGCACAAGCCTTCCCTACGTTTGATGTACACCTAACCGGCACCGGCAACTTTGGAAAAAGAGTGTTGTTCATTAAAAGTGAAAGCACAGAGCTATATCAATTGGAAAGGTCACTTGTACCTGCAATAGAACCTTATGAACAAGCCACAGGAAAAAAGGATCAGCCGTTTCACGCACACCTGACGCTGGGAAGATTGAATGTTGGCTTCTCGCCAAAAGCATTGGAAGAGATGAAGCAACTGGCAAATGAGATGCTGGCTACACCCATAGTTTTTGAAGCCAGTTTTATAAGAATATTTTATAAGCCGTCAGTAAAAGAGCGTTATAAAGTCTTTGAAGATGTTCCTCTGAAGCGTGCATAA
- a CDS encoding hybrid sensor histidine kinase/response regulator, with protein sequence MKNVNTAPKEFTILLVDDKPENIVSLEEILAAPNRNFLHAYNGNDALKLALKHEQIGLIMLDVQMPGMDGYEVARILKTNAKTKEKAVIFVTAINKEEQFILKGFEEGAVDYLQKPLDVNVTKAKVNVFEKLYFSQQELKLSLIELEKVNKQLERFVSVASHDLKSPLASVVTILSILKNHPVVNQHNDLQDSIDMVYMSSTHLATMIESILRYSRQSLNEQEIEEVDTYELVNQVVFLLFPPKHISITVSDSLPVFRTRKQKLQQVIQNLISNAIKYNDKPAGKIEIGATEKEDFYEFYVRDNGPGIRQVDESRIFKLFEVTENKAASESSTGVGLNIIKLLVEEQGGRIWVESEPGSGSTFFFTWRK encoded by the coding sequence ATGAAAAATGTGAATACTGCCCCTAAAGAATTCACCATTTTACTGGTTGATGATAAGCCGGAGAATATTGTTTCGTTAGAAGAGATTCTGGCTGCACCAAACCGCAATTTTCTTCATGCATACAATGGTAATGATGCACTAAAGCTTGCGCTGAAACATGAGCAGATAGGTTTGATCATGCTTGATGTGCAGATGCCAGGAATGGATGGATATGAAGTGGCGCGCATTCTTAAAACCAATGCGAAAACAAAAGAGAAAGCAGTAATATTTGTAACAGCCATCAATAAAGAAGAGCAATTCATTTTAAAAGGTTTTGAAGAAGGTGCAGTGGATTACCTGCAGAAACCTTTGGATGTGAATGTTACCAAAGCAAAGGTGAACGTATTTGAGAAACTATATTTCTCACAGCAAGAGCTGAAGCTATCTCTCATTGAACTGGAAAAGGTAAATAAGCAACTGGAAAGATTTGTATCAGTTGCATCACACGATCTTAAATCTCCGTTGGCAAGTGTGGTTACCATCTTATCTATCCTAAAAAATCACCCGGTAGTAAACCAGCATAACGACCTGCAGGATAGCATTGATATGGTGTATATGTCTTCTACTCATTTAGCCACTATGATAGAAAGTATATTGCGCTATAGCCGGCAAAGCCTGAATGAACAAGAAATAGAAGAAGTAGATACTTACGAACTGGTGAACCAGGTTGTCTTTCTATTGTTCCCTCCAAAACACATTAGTATTACGGTTTCAGATAGCCTGCCCGTTTTTCGTACACGAAAACAAAAGCTCCAGCAGGTCATCCAAAATCTCATTTCAAATGCTATAAAATACAATGACAAACCTGCTGGTAAAATTGAAATAGGTGCAACTGAGAAAGAAGATTTTTACGAGTTCTATGTGCGCGATAATGGTCCCGGCATCAGGCAGGTAGATGAGAGCAGGATATTTAAACTATTTGAAGTGACAGAAAATAAAGCAGCATCTGAGAGTAGTACAGGAGTAGGATTGAACATCATCAAGCTGCTGGTAGAAGAGCAGGGCGGAAGAATATGGGTAGAGAGTGAGCCCGGTTCAGGCAGTACTTTTTTCTTTACATGGAGAAAGTAG